CAGCTTGCTTTTGAGGCACATGATGGTCAAAAGCGTCGTAGTGGAGAGCCCTTCATTATTCACCCAGTTGCAGTTGCACAGATCCTTGGACAGCTTGTACGTTGTGTGGAACTATTGTACTCTTTTGGCTAGGAAGGGATAAACTGACTTTGACTTTTCTTTTCTCTATTTTGAGGAATTGGATTGGGAGTCGGTTGCTGCTGGGTTATTACATGATACTGTAGAAGACACAGATGTAGTTACTTTTGAAAGAATGGAGAAGGAATTTGGTGCAACTGTTCGCCGTATTGTTGAAGGGGAGACTAAGGTAGTTTCTCAGAAGATATAGTTACTATAGAATCTTCTTCCatctttttttgtgtgtgttgatttgtttatgtaggtaacaaattataaaaacttgATTTGATGTAAATGGGATTGATTTGCTAGGTATCCAAGCTGGGAAAGATCAAGTGCAAGGATGAAAGCCATGTACAGGATGTCAAAGCTGATGACCTTAGGCAAATGTTTCTTTCCATGACAGAGGAGGTAATGCCTCTAATAACTTGCACAAATTTTGTTACTTTCTTCacaatcctttacttcaaatgtTTATGTTTCAGGTCCGTGTTATAATTGTCAAATTAGCTGATAGATTACATAACATGCGCACTCTTTCACATATGCCTCCACACAAGCAGGTATATAGATagtattttttcctttttctgcCTGTTTCTATCTAATCTCTAACAATCTTGCTGCTCTATGTCCCCATCAGTCTGGAATAGCAACAGAGACGCTGCAGGTTTTTGCTCCTTTGGCAAAACTTCTCGGAATATACCAAATCAAGGTTTCTCCTTAGTCTTACTTGCTTTGACATGCCTAAGATATGTCCCAAACTGAAAattccttttcttctttcttccttcTCGTGATTGGTTGTGTGGCCTTTAGAACTTATAGCTGTTAATGTATATGAAGGATCtcattttcttaatctttttgCTGGATCTGCTTAATGATAGTAATGCTTGTGCATATTATAAGTGCTATGTAATCAAGATCTGCGAAGAGACAGATAATGCAGCTCAAGTGATTTTCATTCTAGTCCTCAGTTTATAAATTTTTGCATCTGCCATCTAGTAGCCTCCTTTATCCTAGATGGAATGGAACTGTGTTTCTTTTGCCTGGTGAGAGAGTTGGGGCTGGGTGGGTCACTTCCTTTGGAAGTTAAAGACGCTTGACATTTTGGACTAACTGTTGCTTGTTTCATTATGTACGGTTTCTTTTCTTCCAACATATATTCTAAACATTTGACTTCTCATCATGCAGTCAGAGCTTGAAAACTTGGCATTTATGTATACAAATGCTCAAGACTATGCCAGGGTGCAGCGCAGAATTGCAGAACTTCATAAAGAACATGAAAAGGAACTCAAAGAGGTATCTATCCCTTACCCTTCTGAAATTTAATTACTTGAAAACCTCAGTAATCCCACCATCCATGCTGCGACATGCGACTTTTACTTATAAGCTGAGAAGTGAGAACATTATCTGTTATCACTGTGGTGTTTATGGAAACTCTTGTGTAGTTATCAGTTACCTCCTCCTAATTGCATGGGTTTCTTTCCCTAGGCAAAAAGAATATTAATGAAGAAAATAGAGGAGGACCAATTCCTAGAACTTGTGACTGTGATGACGGAAATTCAATCAATATGCAAGGAACCTTACAGGTTCTCAAATTCCTATTTCCTGCTActaatttcatatttagtttGTTGTTTATTTCCATCTCTGGCATTCTTgctattttctttctctttctagaTTCTCTTATTTGGAGTAGTACTTTTTTACTGGTGGGGGCTCCCAGCCTCAAAGGAAAGAGTGAAATTCTACTATCTGTCTGATCAGAAAAAGTTGCTCCATCATCAGGTTTACTATTAGCTGATAAATTGCTGATTAATGACAACCACTGGAATCTGGATCAGCATGTTGCTCTTCTGCCTTGAGGAGTGGtccctctttccttttttttttttttgattttgcaaTTCCTCATAATGGTTGTGCATTTTGGAGTGGAAAGAGGAGAGAAAGTTATACAGTTAGCACTCCTGTTGGAATCTAGGGAATATCTAGTACTGGACCTACAAGTCATTTTCTCcaatttctttccaaatctaatGAAGCAAAGTATGACACTTATCTGCAATATTATTCAGACCATATTGatctttttcaatttattggATCCTTTTCCGTGTTTAAAGTGTCTATGGTTGAACTGCATAGATGCTTATTCCAAACTTAGGCATGGCCTTTGGGCTTTGGGTGCTAGTTTGCATTTTACATAGCAAAGCTATTGAAGAAGTTTCCGGTTCTTCtggtcttaattttttttattcatgctAGAAATATGTCCCTGTTAGTAACATTTGTATAGGTAAGTATTTTGTTGTTGGAAAGATCCCATAGTTGTCCTCTTAGCTCGAAAgcaattttcacttagacacctcaggGCTTGTACCTATTGAGCAACCAAACTCAAACCAAATTATTCCTATTAAACCACTTTATACTACTACTAACAGAAACACAGTGTGTGAACTGCTGCACACACATTGACTTGCAACACTAACAAAGCATTTGGCTTTTGAGTCTGAGAAGAAGGGTTTTGAAGTAAATAAGGGGAAAAAAACTACGCTTTTTTCTCAAATGCATTTTCCTGGAACTCCCCCACTGCCCACGTGGTCGCTGGCAGTGATGGTTCTCTATGACTGACTTCTCTAGCTCCTTTTGAAACCATTTTCTCCATTCTAGAGTGATTGAGATGAGCTCAACAAACAAATGAATTAAGAGGTCTTAAAAAGTTGAGTCCATCAGTTCTTGAGGTGTAATAAAGCAAACTGTTGGAGTCGGAGCGGAGACAGAAGGCCCCTACTTACTACTTTCAGATGGATTCACTGACCCCNNNNNNNNNNNNNNNNNNNNNNNNNNNNNNNNNNNNNNNNNNNNNNNNNNNNNNNNNNNNNNNNNNNNNNNNNNNNNNNNNNNNNNNNNNNNNNNNNNNNNNNNNNNNNNNNNNNNNNNNNNNNNNNNNNNNNNNNNNNNNNNNNNNNNNNNNNNNNNNNNNNNNNNNNNNNNNNNNNNNNNNNNNNNNNNNNNNNNNNNNNNNNNNNNNNNNNNNNNNNNNNNNNNNNNNNNNNNNNNNNNNNNNNNNNNNNNNNNNNNNNNNNNNNNNNNNNNNNNNNNNNNNNNNNNNNNNNNNNNNNNNNNNNNNNNNNNNNNNNNNNNNNNNNNNNNNNNNNNNNNNNNNNNNNNNNNNNNNNNNNNNNNNNNNNNNNNNNNNNNNNNNNNNNNNNNNNNNNNNNNNNNNNNNNNNNNNNNNNNNNNNNNNNNNNNNNNNNNNNNNNNNNNNNNNNNNNNNNNNNNNNNNNNNNNNNNNNNNNNNNNNNNNNNNNNNNNNNNNNNNNNNNNNNNNNcccaccaaaaaaaaaaaaaaaaccaacacACAGCCTCTGTCATCTGTCGTGGACccacaatatttatatatggtGTCTTGTTCAAATTTGAGAAACCTTATATGGGAAACTCGAGGTGTCATTCAAATATGAGAAACTAAAGTTTATATTGGAAATCCAAGAATTATCTTGAGCACAACCCTTAAAATGCTGGGTGGGTTACCTATATTTgggttcatttttgacacccctatTCTATCTAAACTGGATAATTATGTGAAAAGGTTCAGGAaaaatcaaaggaaaaaaaaaacaagagtcGGTGACTGGGAGAGAGCCTACTGCCTAGGGTGGATATGGTGGTGACTGGAGATTATGCTGTTTCACGCGCTCTATTCTAGTGAAATTTAAGCTCTATTTCATGTCAGTGAGTTGTGTCTAATAGATACAATTTGGTTTGAATTCAGGTAGGTACAAGCCCcaattgaggtgtctaaatggAAATTGCTTGCTAGTTTAGAGAGCCTTATATATGTTCTGccttattattgtcatggtgaATATTGTCTCATCAGCTTTGGTGATTTTATCTGCAGCATCTACAAAGCAGTACTCAAATCTAAGAGTTCAATAAAAGAAGTAAACCAAATTGCACAGGTCTTCTTTTGTGATAAGCCTGATAAATTTGATAGAAAATGTTGCTTTATGTCTACTGGTATGTGTTGACTTTTATATATTTGGAATGCCAGCTTCGAATTATTATAAAACCAAAGCCTTGTGTCGGAGTTAGGCCCCTTTGCAGTGCACAGCAGGTAATGTGTTATGACAATGCCGATACAACTTTCTTTTGAAGTTGAATACTTTATTTGGTTTCCCGAAACTTCTAAGgttgtcttttttttattggtaGAACTTGTAAGGTTGTTTATGACGTATATTATTCAAAGTTCTAGTGGATTTCAATTTCGAAACCTTTGACCAAAACAGCGGGAAGTGTACAACTTGTATTTCCTAacattaaagagaaaaaagggCGGTGGGGGGTGATGGTGGTATGCCATTTTGTTTGTGGAAACAGAGTTCATTAGATGTCACTTTGTGATCATGCATTTTGGTTTGAAATAAGATCGCTCAATAATGTGTTGTAAATCATATACAAATTGTACCTAAGTTTTATTCCTTTGGAAATTGAGCAGAAAGAATTGCtagtataaattaataaatcaatactGAAATTTGCACCTCTTTCTGTATACTGTATAGAGGTATCTCTGACATGTCTTTTCTGTATAGATATGCTATCATCTGCTTGGACTAGTACATGGAATCTGGACACCTATCCCTCGTGCTGTAAGTATTGGATAATGTATCTGCATCCCTTTCCTCTGTCATATGCTAATGGACTTTTGTCGCTCTATCTGTAACATTTTGCAACAGATGAAAGACTACATTGCCACTCCAAAGCCTAATGGCTATCAAAGTCTTCATACAACGGTGATTCCATTTCTTTATGAGAGCAGGTTTCGTTTAGAGGTTCAGGTACACTCACAGCACCCCCAAAACTAaggaataataaatatatcagTTACTCCCTCtattccaatatgtatgtccCACCTATTTAATTATGTACCAAAATGTTTGACAGCATTCTATCtctacaaaatttcaatttcaagaatccaaatatATTGCACTCTTCAAATTTGAACTCTCTTTTGATGTTTCCCAATCAAACTAATGTTTCAGtcattattgaaatattttactttCTGATTTTATGAATTTGCCTCTGGTTCATTGACAAGTCAGCACTTATTTGTTTCTGATTATTGTCGAGCAACTTGATTGTACTTGCATAATGTTTGGCAGATTAGAACTGAAGAGATGGACCTCATAGCTGAGAGAGGCATTGCTGCACACTACAGTGGGAAAGGTTTTGTAAATGGTTTAGTTGGGCATGTTATAACCAATGATAAAAATTCTGGAGGGAAAATAGTCTGCCTTAACAATGCCAATATTGCTCTCAGGGTATAAAGTATATTGTTTTTGCTAAACTGTCTAGTGCCTTAATAGCTGTGTGTGCTTCGTTTATAACTATTATTATGGGATAAAGTTCCTTTTCTGATGTAGATTGGCTGGCTGAATGCAATTAGGGAGTGGCAAGAAGAGTTCGTTGGAAACATGAGTTCTAGGGAATTTGTGGACACTATTACCAGAGATCTGTTGGGCAGTCGTGTCTTTGTGTTTACACCTGGAGGAGAGGTAACTTTGTTGTGTTTTTCTACTCCATTTGTTACCCTTTTTTTGAGTCCTGTTACATCATAGCTATACCACTTTACTATATTTGCAGATAAAACATCTCCCAATGGGGGCTACTGTCATTGATTATGCGTATATGATACACACTGAAATTGGCAATAAAATGGTGGCTGCTAAGGTCTCAATCTTGTTACTATagttctttttaataatatctcGCCGTATAAAAAAAATCCCGTTCTCTGGGTTTTTAATGCTTCATGAATCTGGATGTGACTGCAGCATCTTCTGTTTGCAGGTGAATGGTAATCTTGTCAAGCCAATGCATGTACTTGCAAACGCAGAAGTTGTAGAGATTATCACTTACAATGTTAGTTGCTATgaattcttaaccttcttttgccTATATTCTCTatctttcattcttttttgtCTTCCTTTTGTGGGCAGCCTAGGGCTTTCTAcgtttttcattgtttttgtcTTGCTGAGACCTCTACTCATGTCTCATATGTGTTGTAATTCTTAAAATTCTAGATATCAACTAAACCTTAATGCAGATAAAGGTCAGCTGTATTTAATATGTAAGCATgcatcttttttttgttttatctttcTTCTTAATCTTTCAGTTCTTGGACCACCCTCTTATGCTTATGACATATAAACTGGTCATGCTTTAACAGTGTATTACTGGCTAGGAGGGATAGTCTAGTAGTACAGGCCTCCACTACCAACCATAAGGTTGGAAGTCTCTGTCACCAATGAAGTGAGGTGGAAGTGGACCACTGTTGGGCTCTTGGGCAATGGTTTTCTGGGCTCGTGGTTTTTTTCTGGGTGGGGGGTTGAGGGTGGGATTACCAATTGCAAAAAAGTTCTGGGATATTCATTTAGGGTGTGTTTCGATGAAGGGAAACATTTTCAtgtttttccaattttctcatgttcgGTTGGTCAAATAATTTGTAAAACATTTTCTTTAGAAAAACAAGCTCCTTAAAATTGAGCAAAATGACTTTCATAATGGAAGTAAGGAAAACAAGTTGCACCTAgtgatatttcaaaaaaatttgtaggTTGTCATCATTTGTTTCTTTCTATAAGCTCTGTAAATTTTTCTTGATGCATTGGAGTAATTAGTTCACCATGCTGGTAATTTACAAGCATCCGGCTATTTTCCTTTCTTCAGGGTCTCTCTAGCAAGTCTGCTTTCGAGAGACACAAACAGTGGCTTCAACATGCGAAAACTCGTTGTGCCCGACACAAAATTATGAAAGTATGTATCTCTGCGGAGTTAGAATGGAAATTTATCATGTACTGCTACTAAATTAACTGATGTGGAGCTCAtcttttctttagtttttgagaGAGCAAGCTGCACTATCAGCATCTGAGATAACTGTGGATTCAGTTAAGGAATTTGCAGCTGAGTCTGAAGGGGATAGCACAGTGGAAAAATTAGCAGATTACTCTGAGGGAACCAAACATTCGTGGGAGAAAATCCTCAAAAATGTTATGGATGTATTATCTGCAAGGATGAGTGGTGAAGATATTTTCCAACTCCGTAGTGGTAGTATTCAAATTCCCAAGGTAAATGGGAAACATAATAAGTGCATGCAGCATACAAATTTGAAGGCCACAGGGGAGACATTGTCACAAGGAAATGGTGTTGGCGAAATGATACTTGCTAACATACCAAGGTACAGGGATGTTCTGCCTGGATTAGACGGCTGGATGGCTAGCAAAGTTGCAACTTGGCAAAACCTGGAAGGGCACTCTGTTCAGTGGTTTTGTGTCGTCAGCATAGATCGAAAAGGTAATGTTTGGTTCAGAGGCTACTTATTGCAGATGAGCATCAAACTGGataaggcatcaccgctcatctATATTAGATGCATTTGCGAACTCTGCTATGTGTTGGTGGTTCTAAGTCCTTTGAAAAATCATTACCACTAGCACTGCTAGTATTTGTTTTTCGCCTTTTGCTTTAGGCATTTGGTAGCCGAAACCTACTGCTAGGCCTGAAATGCTCCCAACCAACAGGTTCTAACATTCCTAGGGATCTAATCCAAGACCTTTAGTTAAGTGTGGAAAGATCTTAGCCCACTACATCAC
The nucleotide sequence above comes from Solanum pennellii chromosome 9, SPENNV200. Encoded proteins:
- the LOC107031084 gene encoding putative GTP diphosphokinase RSH1, chloroplastic isoform X1, with amino-acid sequence MAFATSMSVSIECVNICKSWKGDVSGRLDCSVLSCAWKAPRALTGFLASTTHPSQCSSTPFERYGRTDRLRRCRCYTSDMDERYPVEVLRGVPGSMLLLSASSNWKLCCSSSFSSESFEEISPESLWEDLKPTISYLSCKELELVNKALNLAFEAHDGQKRRSGEPFIIHPVAVAQILGQLELDWESVAAGLLHDTVEDTDVVTFERMEKEFGATVRRIVEGETKVSKLGKIKCKDESHVQDVKADDLRQMFLSMTEEVRVIIVKLADRLHNMRTLSHMPPHKQSGIATETLQVFAPLAKLLGIYQIKSELENLAFMYTNAQDYARVQRRIAELHKEHEKELKEAKRILMKKIEEDQFLELVTVMTEIQSICKEPYSIYKAVLKSKSSIKEVNQIAQLRIIIKPKPCVGVRPLCSAQQICYHLLGLVHGIWTPIPRAMKDYIATPKPNGYQSLHTTVIPFLYESRFRLEVQIRTEEMDLIAERGIAAHYSGKGFVNGLVGHVITNDKNSGGKIVCLNNANIALRIGWLNAIREWQEEFVGNMSSREFVDTITRDLLGSRVFVFTPGGEIKHLPMGATVIDYAYMIHTEIGNKMVAAKVNGNLVKPMHVLANAEVVEIITYNGLSSKSAFERHKQWLQHAKTRCARHKIMKFLREQAALSASEITVDSVKEFAAESEGDSTVEKLADYSEGTKHSWEKILKNVMDVLSARMSGEDIFQLRSGSIQIPKVNGKHNKCMQHTNLKATGETLSQGNGVGEMILANIPRYRDVLPGLDGWMASKVATWQNLEGHSVQWFCVVSIDRKGMMADITSALAAVGVIICSCAAETDRGKGIGVALFHIEANLESLVGASSRIDMILGVLGWSTGCSWSENKQFLEC
- the LOC107031084 gene encoding putative GTP diphosphokinase RSH1, chloroplastic isoform X2, with amino-acid sequence MDERYPVEVLRGVPGSMLLLSASSNWKLCCSSSFSSESFEEISPESLWEDLKPTISYLSCKELELVNKALNLAFEAHDGQKRRSGEPFIIHPVAVAQILGQLELDWESVAAGLLHDTVEDTDVVTFERMEKEFGATVRRIVEGETKVSKLGKIKCKDESHVQDVKADDLRQMFLSMTEEVRVIIVKLADRLHNMRTLSHMPPHKQSGIATETLQVFAPLAKLLGIYQIKSELENLAFMYTNAQDYARVQRRIAELHKEHEKELKEAKRILMKKIEEDQFLELVTVMTEIQSICKEPYSIYKAVLKSKSSIKEVNQIAQLRIIIKPKPCVGVRPLCSAQQICYHLLGLVHGIWTPIPRAMKDYIATPKPNGYQSLHTTVIPFLYESRFRLEVQIRTEEMDLIAERGIAAHYSGKGFVNGLVGHVITNDKNSGGKIVCLNNANIALRIGWLNAIREWQEEFVGNMSSREFVDTITRDLLGSRVFVFTPGGEIKHLPMGATVIDYAYMIHTEIGNKMVAAKVNGNLVKPMHVLANAEVVEIITYNGLSSKSAFERHKQWLQHAKTRCARHKIMKFLREQAALSASEITVDSVKEFAAESEGDSTVEKLADYSEGTKHSWEKILKNVMDVLSARMSGEDIFQLRSGSIQIPKVNGKHNKCMQHTNLKATGETLSQGNGVGEMILANIPRYRDVLPGLDGWMASKVATWQNLEGHSVQWFCVVSIDRKGMMADITSALAAVGVIICSCAAETDRGKGIGVALFHIEANLESLVGASSRIDMILGVLGWSTGCSWSENKQFLEC